TCTGCTCGagcccagcagcatctgaaGCTGTTTGTATCTTGGAATTCGTGGTCTTAATAAGAGGTAAATCTGTGCAAATCAGACCAGATGAAAAGTCGCTTGTCTTAACTTCCCTTCTCTACCCTCCCACCACTGCAGTGGTGTAATCAAAGTTTAAACTACTGTGCATGGCCATAGCTCCCTTGTTGTCACTGAAGGCATGCTGACTCATACCATGCAATCTCTGTTCTTCTGTGACTTCCCCTTGGTTTTAGAGGTTCAAGTTGTTTTCTCAGGACACTATTACACTATCGCATAGTCAAATACATGCTGATGATAGGGTGATAACAATGTTCTACTacttcccttctcttctttgGCTTTTCATCCTGTTGCCCCCTTGTTGAAACTTTTTATCAGCACTTGgacagggaagaggagaagttAATTTTCACGCTCAAAGCTTGTTAGTAGTGTGATGcagaacagggagaaaaaggttttgcttctgctttgtgattaaaaataaacaagctgtgcagtgtcctggtttcagcagtagtAATTTGTGTTACCTTCATTAAAGAGAATGAATCCCCTCCATCTGTATTTCTTATTATCTGGTACTGGGATGCTCAGTGCAGTTTAGGTTGAGGCAGGCTAGGAGGAGTAAAACTGAGCCTGTAGGGTGAGCAGCGCCAGGCTGAGGAAACATGCATGGAAACAGACTGCAGATGGGCGAGATAAACAGGATCCCCAGGCTGTGACTGAGTAGGCAGGCCTCTTTAATGGCTCTTAGCAACGCCCCTGCTTTGACCCTCCTCATATGTGAGGAAAATCAAATCAATACACTGTTCTGCAAACCAcgatgctgcagcagcagcagggcattGTGGCAGCCTTCGTCTCTTAAATTCATCAACCCTTCTCAGTTTGCCGATCTCTGGATACCCATCCCTGCATCTCTGCTGAGGAAGACCCTGACTGCATCTTTAATCGGATTGATTGAGCTCCCATGTACAGCCGCCTTCTTATTAGCAAGTATTAGGTAGGcaattttaaagtgcttttggGTTTGCCGGCAGCTTTAATGTTGATCTGAAAAGTCTATTGTATTCTCTGTAAACACAGCAGAAGCCTCTCTTTAAAACCTACTCTGTTTTagatcttgcttttcttcttctgttgtGGTGGTTGCGCAGGGGGGaactgttgttttttccttctttaaagaaaaaagaatgttgtAGTTGATTTGTGCTTTTGGAAAAGGATATTCCCTCTTTGATCCctcccctgctctgcagaaCAGCTATAACCGGTGCCATACAGTTACTTTCAGTGTTGATGAACATCTGTTCAACTGTCTAACGTATAGGGCAAGCTGCTCACTCTTTTATCCTTTCATTTTCCGGTGCGTTACTTCACAGCTGCAGATCTGGACTCTGCCCGCTaagaaagttctgctttggttCCAGAGATGGCAAACAGGGGACCAAGCTATGGCTTAAGCCGGGAAGTTCAGGAAAAGATTGAACAGAAATATGACCCGGAATTAGAGTCGAGGCTGGTGAACTGGATTATTGTACAGTGTGGAGAACAGATAGAGCACCCTCCTCCTGGCAGGCAACATTTTCAGACCTGGTTGATGGATGGAACGGTAAGTGGTTTGTCCAGTTATGCTCTTGCATGTGTTTATATTCACAGTGTCCtcatttttctgtgttcctCTAGCTAAACTGCTCAGAGCTTATGGCCAGGGCAGAAATAGGTATGTTACTATCTGATTTATCTTCTTTTGACCAGGAGTCTTAATCTCGGAAGGCAATTATTCTACCGGTGCAGTGTGATTAGTTCAGATTCTTGTGAGTCATGCGTGTTATATATGAGTATGACTCACGCCTTCAGGCACCTTTTCTCATACAGTTAAAcaagatttgttttaaaatcagacGTATACTTTTCCAGTTAAGAAACAAGCAGTGTTGAGAAGGGAAAGGttaagagaacagaaaatgtgaagGACTGAAGTACGTCAGAACTGTTTTCTCCTTGGGAACTAATTCTGCAGCTCAAACACTGTATTCCATTGGGTTATTGAACAACAGGCagatgctgctgtttgcagtggGCTGTAAGAATACGCTAATCGCTGAACCTCTGCCAAAGTGACTTTAACAATATTTCAATTGACATTGCTGATGTTTTTGGCACGGGCATGGGGTTTCTTCTCTGTCAGTTGTTATATAACCTTTACCAGCGATCGCTCTGTTGTTCCTGGCAGATTAGGATTTATACGGTCAGGCTATTGCCATCAGTTAATGAAAGCTTTAATGTATCTCTCATATACTTTGATTATTATCAATTCACTCCTTTTGTTCTGAATTGAAGGGATTGTGTCCTTGACAGAAACTGGCCGGGTCAGAAGCATTTTGCAGCATCATTTCATGTGCAGAAATCGCCTTCTAGCTTGGTGACTGCTttctaattttgtttctgtatttctctctcAGCTGCTATGCAAGCTAATAAACAGTTTGCATCCAAAGGGAAATGAGCCCATTGCAAAGATCTCtgagtcaaaaatggcttttaagcaGATGGAACAAATTTCTCAGTTCTTAAAAGCTGCTGAAATCTACGGAGTCAGAACAACAGATATTTTCCAGACAGTGGATTTATGGGAaggtaaaaataatgaagtggAAGTGATCTTGCAGTCTTCATTTGACTTGGCTTTGATGTGTTGTGAATGGTGCATTTTGTCTAAGGCATATTCTCTGATGTAAttatcttttgtttctgtttgcctTACCTTATTGCCATGTTCTTCCCGTGGTGCATTATCTCCTCTGAGGGTTTTATATTACCCTGAGGGCATAACGGAGCCTCTTGTTATCCAAAAGCCCATCATTCTCATAGAAATCCACAGACCTAATAAAATCAATGTTCTCTATGCTAATTATTTCCAAGTAAATAGCTTCTACTAGCAGATACGGTAACGCCTCATTTTCTGATGAGAAGATTTTATTGCAGTTTTCAAATTACAAGCAAAGCTTAAATTAGAGCCTTAAAGTGCATTCCCAGGAGCATATATGCCTCCCTGAAGCATATGAGGGCTCGTTTATGAATAGAGAGAAGTAAAACTCACTGCTACACCGTGTTAGCTGAGCATCTCTAAGGATACAGTCTTGTAAGAGAGGTCACTATGgcaacagcagaaataattcaGAGTACCCTGATGGTTTTGCAGTAAGCCAGGTGAAGCCTATCTCCATCCAATGCTCGAAATGGAAACTGTGTGTTCTGGTTCCTGAAGAGCTGAGTCATTTGTGCATCTGTACGGCTGGGTTTGCCCCCTTCTGTGGTGATGCATCCCTTCCTGGTGCGCTAACCAAATTCACTGAGGATGCTGCATCCCTCTGGACAAAGCGGTGCAGAATGCCTTGTGTGCAGGCTCAGAGCGAGGACAGCTGCAGGATAGTGAGAGGATCAGAAGTCTGCCATGAGAATGAAACTGTGGAGAGAGGAAAGCAAACCGCTGGGAAAGCTGGTCGGCACACTTTTGTGGGAACACACATGGAGCAGGGTGTCGGGGTACGTGGAAGAGATCCCTCCTCTGAAGGAGAGCTCAAGGAATGCAAGACCGAGGGTACTCTGACTGGGTTAGAAGGGAAGGATGTACTGACAGCTGGAGTTACTGGGATCTGTAGTGCTCTTAGGGTGCCAGATTTGCTTGACAAACCTTCCCTTGGGTGCAAGGGCAGGATTGTTTCTTTCAGTTCAGCCTTTAGGGTTTCATCCCATCTACCTTTAAATGTCTTAAAGGAAGGGATTTTCACTTCCCCGGTGTAACACCCTCCTACCCCTCAGCCTAGCATGCTGTTGAAAGAGAAGCTTTTGCAAGGGATGATGATAGCtcatttcagatgcttttctttgcagtctTTTGCATCTTATAATGGCTTCACagcatgcaaatgaaaacatggTACAAAACAACTTGCTTTGAAGACAGAATGCTGCTAATGATGGTGGCtctctcttcatttcctttcagtCATCACCTTTTCTCAACAAATGTAAGGGGGAAAAGCTAGTAACTTCCAGAGGATGGGAAGTAAAAAACCAACTTGCTGCCGAGGAGGGAAACATGCAAGTCATTGCTCCACTGTTATTTTAGGATTTACCAAAACTCATCTGTGTCTCCTTGCTTTCCTGCTCCCTTTTCATCCCTTCTGCTGCTCATTTCAGTGCTGAGATGACACAGTACGTGTCTCCAGCAGGGACTCGCTGCAAGCTTTTTGTGTCTAACCATAACTCTGACCTCTAGCATCTGTGCTGCTTCAGGGCTGAACCGTCTGAACCTGGATGCATTAGCTGGACAGAAAGGGCAATCTCTTTTTCACTGTATCATAATTGCAGCACTCCTATAATTCACACCATAACCCCTTCAGAAACAGAGGAGATGTCAACATGTGTTTAtagagaaagagggaaataacAGTATTTGTGACTGAAAACCAGCTTTTCTCTGGCACTAGCTGTTTTCTGAGTGCTTTTGCTTTGAATCTTAGTAATggttaatgaaaatgttttaggATGCAACTTGCTGTTGGCTGTTTCCAACTCAC
This Lathamus discolor isolate bLatDis1 chromosome 4, bLatDis1.hap1, whole genome shotgun sequence DNA region includes the following protein-coding sequences:
- the TAGLN3 gene encoding transgelin-3 translates to MANRGPSYGLSREVQEKIEQKYDPELESRLVNWIIVQCGEQIEHPPPGRQHFQTWLMDGTLLCKLINSLHPKGNEPIAKISESKMAFKQMEQISQFLKAAEIYGVRTTDIFQTVDLWEGKDMAAVQRTLMALGSLAVTKDDGCYKGDPSWFHRKAQQNRRGFSEEQLRQGQNVIGLQMGSNKGASQSGMTGYGMPRQII